From the Macrobrachium nipponense isolate FS-2020 chromosome 17, ASM1510439v2, whole genome shotgun sequence genome, the window tatatgtatatatataaaggtataagccacgaagaaaaaataaacaacggagtttctgcaagatctttcgactgaacgtcctttactcagcagtctgtctgctgagtaaaggacgttcagtcgaaagatcttggataaactccgttgtttatttttccttcgtggcttatacctttatttattgatttatcacgttccaaacattcgtgattcagttgtacatttatatatatatatatatatataatatatatatatatatatatatatatatatttatatatattgtatgtatgtcatgtatgtatgatgtatgtatgtatgtatgtatgtatgtatatatacacacacaaatttgaTAGCACTTCTgtgtttgtgaaatatttgccttACGCGCTTGTGTTAAAATAATCCTAGCGCTTAAACCTGTCGTTGGAGTTAGCACCGCACGTAATCTGGTATTCAGAAACTTATCTGAGTTCACTTCACCGTTATTGCAACTTGATGTACTTTGTTCTTAgacacccctccctcccccacggCCCCCAACAACTCAAAATATGTGAAAAGCccaataatatgtataaatgtattattGCTAACTGGTGATCTCGATAAAACGGTCATCAtttaaaaaaggataaataacTCAGTGCAATTTTTCCAGGATCGGTGTGAGAAATAGGCCAGTGGGCGGAGTTGGCGAGAGGGAGAGCTTGTCGTTAGAGGTGGGAGGGGGGCGGTGGGGCGTTCACCACACACATCGTTTATAAGCAGAGGACGCCGTAGCATATCGCTCAGTCGGCCTTCCAGACCATCAAGAGAAGCATTGCCGACGTGGGCAGGAGACGACGGTCAACCACGAGtcctgaagtgcgctctttcctcTCGCTCGCTCCAGTACGAACTTTTCGAAAACTCTTCGCCATCTGTCTTAGAACAACACCTTTCTTCTGAAACTATCAAATCGCCGAGCACACTGAACGCCAACATGTCAACTGCTGTTACATCCTTGTTTCGACGTCAACTGCGCCGGGCAGGCAGCTACCTGAAGGTGCTGCAGCAGAGAAGACAGAGAGCCACTCTCGCCGCCCCTTTCGAGGACTTCCAGCCAACCCTCTCCCCGGGCGTCGTCAACGGACTCGCGTCTCCTAAAACCTATAAGGAGATGCCCTCGTCTCCTGGCATGCCCATCCTCGGTACCCTGCCGGAGTTCGTCGCCGCAGGAGGGGTACAGAACCAGCACAACTACATCGCCAAAAGACACCAACAACTGGGCAGTGTCTTCAAGGAACGTTTGGCTGGGCATGAGCTCGTGTACGTCTCCGACCCAAGTGTAGTGAGGGACGTGTTCGCCAACGAGGGCCAATACCCAAAACATTACATTCCAGAGGCCTGGCTCCTGTATAACGAAGACAGACAAGCTAACAGAGGACTCTTCTTTATGTGAGTTATTTAATACAATATTTTAGTACCATTTTTTTATGAGCATCGCTTTACATAAACATCTTCCTAGCATTCCATACTATTCACGACCTTGTAGaataaattgaaaagaaagtAAGTTCGATTTTATGGTTTTGTTAAAATGACATTCATATAGTTTGTTATGTAAATCTTTTAGCAAGGTTATTTGAGAATTTAAGAGTGACATTTATCCTTCACAGAAATATTCCCTGTGAATTGTATTATGTATaaatgcatgcatatacatacatatatatgtatatgtatatatatatatatatatatatatatatatatatatatatatatatatatatatatatactatatatatgcatgcatgtatacatacatataattaaaagACAAATTCAAGGAATAAATGTCATACTGAAATTCTGAAATGATATTGCTAAAAGATTTACATAAGATATTTGAATGCCATTTTAACCAAACTAAATTTGAACCTACTACACGCGTGTGTATATGGAGCGTTGTGCACATGGGTTGTTTTAAATGTCAGTAATGGAAAATTTACTTCTTAAGTTTCGGTACCGTGAATGAAtcccaaaattaaatttttgttgcGTTCAAGTTTAGAATTTcgttgtttttatcattatttttttatacattttattccaTTGTATTTCTGTTGTTAATTATTACAATTACAACCAAATGTTTTACGTGCGACACTAAGTAAAGTTACATAAAAAGAATTTGCCAGAAGTAAAGTAACTGTTTATTTGTAAAACTCGCCAAGTTCCAGTTACCGGAAGTGGGCGCAGCGAAAGAGATCTTGCGAGCACAAGTTCACTGTCAGGTTATTAGAAAGCTGAGTCAGTCAAACAACAAAACTGAATTCAAACCCAGCAGACAGCGAGACTCCTCATAGAAAACGAGATTCAATGTCAAGTGCAAGGTCGAGAGCTGATTCAGTTCTGTTTGCCAGCGTAAAATTCACGCGGATTTCAGTATCTCTTCTCGTCACTTTCGGTAAAAGACGTAAGAGTTCTCGGAAATAATGCACATTGAACTGATTAGCATCAAGAGGTGCTGTCATAAAGGCGAAACCTCCTCAAGCGTCCTCGCTTTGTAATGAACTACTCGGGGTAAGTAAATAACAAGCGCTACCAGACAGACAATTAGAACCACTACTCCTACTACGAGCGTCGGGTCCGTATACAACAGGAGCCGTTTCATAGGTAAATCCCGCctaatactactattactactagacGATTTCATTTCAAAACCCTTGAGTGTTCCTTCCTCCTTTTCTGTCTCGCCAAAGTAAAGGATATGCCGCAGTGGACCGTTTCACACAGaccctttttctctcttccctGTACGTTATCGTTATCTTGCCACACACGTCATGCTCAAGGAGCTGTGTAGTCTCCTTACTTTATCTCTTTAccttatctctctttctttcagccATTGTTagcttttcttcttttcatttcgtCATGTAAGTAAGCAGAAAGGAGTTATATACCAGTTGCTAAGGAACTGTCACCCCTggtacctatataatatatatatataatatatatatatatatatagatatatatatatatatatatatacatatatatatatatatgtgtgtgtgtgtgtgtgtgcatatacatagatatatgtatatatctatagagctagatgaatatatatatataatatatatatatacatatatacataaatataatatatatataatatatatatagatatatatatatatataaataatcataccttcactaatattaatatattatatataatatattaatatgaatatctatgtttgtaagagagagagagagagagagactaaaggaaAATATGAACAGGGTGGAATGCAAGGCAAATAGAATTTAAGTGAAATTTAGGTCAAAACATAAGACGAAAAGtgacaaaaagaaaattacacgTCTTTTAAAAAGCAACGAAAGACGAACATTAACAATAAACAATCTCCGTTTCGCGTCAACTGTTACATGTGTTTACACGTTGCTAGTTAAGGATATGTGACATGATGACATAATGCGACTCCTTGTCTGTCACAGTGTGTGCTCCAGCCTCCTGTGTGTTTGTGGGAGTattgttgggggaggggagacGGGAAATACAATGTAGCCATTGGATGGAAATGCAAAACCTTTCTTTTATGGATAGTCTTTCGGAGTGAGAGTGCCTTAcgtagatatgtgtgtgtgtgttgggtatgtatgtatatgcgtatatatatatatatatatatatatatattatatatatgatatatatattatatatatgtgtgtgtgtgtgtgtgtgtgcgtacagtGAGAAATGGatcaattcatttttcatttccgttTCATCCGTGTGGGTAGATATAATAAAACTGAAAGCTTCTGTTAGTTTGTAATAGTAATATACGTATAACCGATCATAAAATgcaaatgttttcaaaatatctaaCAATATATTCCGTGTCATTCTCCAAGAGGAGTATGTCAGCGAGGTcacatttcttttatctttttttttttttttaacacaacttgaaattttcgttttgttttaaaatttaagttttatCAAGTGAAGTGTTGCATCAAACCTAAGTAACGACGCGTGAATCAGCATTTCCTTTCAAATTTCGACGCCCTTCGTCATCGGAGCGTGGAAATTGCATATCCTTCGCCGGGACCTCCTCGGGAAGTTTCTAGAACCAACACTAATGAAATTAAGCCCTGCCTGGAATTTCCAGCTGAGTATCGAAGCCATTAGTTTGACGGAGTTCCCATCCCCAACATTGCAGCCTCGGATTGTTGTTATTCGAGATCACCTCTTTTCAGCGCATTTTTATTCTGTAGagtcatgttatttattttttagcatcAATCAGATTTCTGTATTACGAATTTTTAATCGTAATTTTTCCAAGAAGCTGACACTCTCTAAAAGGAATTTGCTTATATAATCAAGATATCTAATATTGTCGACCGGATAAATTAGCCTTCAAGTTTATTCTTCGATATTTTAAAATTCTACACTCCGTTGTGCTTATATTTTTCGAAACGTTTGTGATCACTCGCAAATCAGGAATATTATTGGAACTTCCTTCCTATCTTTCTCGCTATGCGGTCACTCGCAAATCAGGAATATTATTGGAACTTACTTCCTGTCTTTCTCGTCATGTGATCACTTGCAAATCAGGAATATAACTGGAAACTCCTTTTTATCTTTCTCAACAGGGAGGGAGAAGAATGGAAGACCAACCGCAGCATCCTAAATCGCCGACTGCTGCGTCCAGACTCCATAAAACCCCACTTCGACAACTTCGGAGAGGTGAGCGACTCGCTGGTGCAACACTGGGCGACTTCCTACGCTGGGGGCGTCGTCACGAACCTGGAGAAGGAGCTTTATCGCTGGGGAATTGAATGTAAGTGCTCTGATTTACTctttctttcactctttctttcttcttctacttcttcttacACCCCAATTTACCGTTATCACGTCCTACTTTTGTTGGTGCTCTCACCTCGATTTCTTTTGGCCTCTTCCTTGTCATTCTCATTGTCTGCCAGTAAGAGGAACTGTAGGTATTAAAAGGGATACATCTATTCTACAGGAATCTATTTTCGCTTTGGGGAATTTTATAGaaggaaatagaagaaaatggaTGAACTACCCCATACTTATTCAGTGAAATAAAGTCTATTCCGTGTGATTACCGATGAGGAAATAATTAGAATTACAATAAATGTTAGGCGTGCTTCCTTATACTAAACTGTAGTGTCAATCGTTCCTTGTAGTTCATTTCTTCTACTTCCGTTGCAATGTATGTGTGATTATTGGGCAAAAGTCAGTTgcataattcaataaaaaaaaagtcattaaataCAATTGATAATTCCAAAACAGGATAGGAAATCGTTTAAAGAAAAACGCCATATTCATCCATTTACCCAAAACCTAGATCTCCCCTAGAAATTCCACCAactcccctctctcccccctccccctcacctttCCACTCTTGCTCTCCCTTTGATGACTGTGACGTCGTCGCCGCGGCTAAAAGGAATCCGTCATTTGATGTTGAAGCAAAAATAGAAAGTTATCGAGTATATCTTATCTCTCCAGAATTCCTACTTGATAGTGGAATGCGGACTGAGATGCGAAGCTCTACGCGCCATGTTTATATACTAGTAGTACTCCGACCAAACAGATCATTTTAATCGAGTTCCTTAATTGCCGGGTTCATGGCAAAGGCTAATAATGTCGCTTGCGTCAATATATGAGTAATGAGAATGATAAGCGCCCTCTGTGTTAAATTCGCTATTCCAATtagtttatgattattatttaaatgCTCTTGAAAGCGTCAATTATTGTAATCAAATTAAAGAAGAATTGTGCGAGCAATATGACCTCTTAATTACGCGCCATTAGTATTGATAGTTGCTTTGAGTGTAGCGAGAGATTTGCAGGAATGGAAAATCGCTAATAATTAAAGAACAAATTAAATCACaagaataaaactataaaatctaTCGTTTCTGATTTAACTTGTCAACGAAGACCTTGACTGCCTTAAACAACAAGAAGGAAGCTGCTAATTTCGGGTGAATAAAATTTTTACTCATACTTTTCTGAGGTCACTCTTCAGGGGATCTGGTTGTCAGCTGATAATACACAGAAATAACTCTCACGGAACCAGTCTGTTTTGAAGATTCTTTAATATTGATATAAGCTACTAGTTTCTGAAATGCTGTACCCTTAACAGTGTCGCTCTCGTCATGACCTATTGcttattttatgattttgttcATTTGAACTGCTGCCTGTGGCACAACACTTCACAAATTTGGAAATAAACAGACGCACTGGTAGCATTAACAataactataatttatatatatacgtatatgtatatattatatatatgtatacacacatatatacgtatatgtatccgTATTTCATAAATTGCCGCCATGTGTCACAGGTATGCATTCATGTAATCGAAGATAAGTTTCATATCGAACTGTTAATTCTCGTTGATTTCTTATGACATTTCTTCGACAGTCTTTTGTTTCCGCGCGATCTTACCAATGGTTTCCTTGTTCCCCTGTGATCACTTATAATTTGAGAGATGTTTCAGACATTCATTTTTCTCGCACTTCCTATTAACAGCTATTGGAATAGCGTGATATGCCTTTAAAGAAATATTGAGCCATAATATGTAATAAATGAAGATTATAAAAGCCATTTGCTAACTTTCAGTGGTTAAGACCATTTGCATAGTATTTAATGTAGTTACGTCATGCAGAAGAAGACATAAAGTTTAATGGTACAGCAATCATTTCCTATGGTTTTATCATGTCTGAGTTCGTACTAAAAAACCCAACCAAGGGAACATCTCATTTATTTTAGTAAGGACATCATCGTGACAGCGGAATTTCTCACggaaaattgttttcttttccgCAGCTTTGGGCGTGATGGTTTTCGGTAACAGATTAGGCTTCCTCAATAACAAAAGGTCTCCATCGGCCGCCTATTCAGAAGATAACATGGAGATGGAAAAATTCATCTCCGCCATTCACGGCATCTTCAAGGAGACGAGTGCCATGGGCATGTTCCCTCCAGGCTTAGCTAGGGCCCTGAAGCTACCCATGTGGACCAGATTTGCCGAGGCTGTGGATCGGGCTTTAGATATTGGTAAGCAAGCGGAGCAGCTTTTCAAGAACGAGTAACACATTAACTTTAATCAAATTCAAAGCAATGTTGGACACCTCTAGGCCTATACAAGTTTAAATCATTCTCAGAATCAAAGAAGAGCCGCCAAACGAAATCTTGAATCTGCTTCCTTTTACAATTTTGAAGATATTTGCTAGTATTTTGAGGGGAAACTCTCGCTTTCCGTTCAAGACAACCAAAATCTATATCaagccaaactgtttagcaacaTACCGATAAATAGCATTCCAATCTCAATTTCAAACTCATCTCCTCTTTCGTCTGCAGGCCAAGAAATGGTAATGAAAGGTCTGCACGACTCTAAGACCCGCCTAGAGAAAGGAGGATCTCCTAGCAGCCTCCTGGACCAGCTACTCATTACGGAGAAACTAGAGGAAGAGAATATCGTGAGACTGTTGACAGATCTCTTCCTCGCGGCAGCTGACACGGTGAGTAGAACTCTTGTTCTTTCAGGATTTGTGGCTTTTGAACTGACgttacaacatctaggttattgacgccgttcTTTTAGGATAAACCTAGATCTCTGCAAAGGCAAAGAGGAAAGTTTGAAAGACTAAGGGTGCGAAAGCTATGAATCTCTAAacctaaaaaatataattatttgttgagCTTTACACGTTCAAAgctaaatatctataaaaatttaAGTCAGAAGAAACTAAAGATTCTGGCTAGAGATTATAAGACTTAAACATCTAAGAAATTTTGGATTTGCGGTGATAAAAATGTAATAGCACATTATCTGAAAAGATAAGGAAATTGCAAGATTAAAGGTTAATAAAGCTAAGCCAAAGACAAACGTGCGCGGTTAAACATCTGAAACAAACATAACGGTAATAGTACTAGGGAATCTATACAATGCctaatgcaagagagagagagagagagagagagagagagataatcagagGTCATCAGTGACAGGAGCAGAATAGTTTCTGCACTGTTGTGTTTTGTGACTTGCGGCTTATTCTAAAAACACTTATCATACCTGCAACGTTGCCTTTCTTCCTTTTGAATGTCACGTCccatatttttttccattgcaCCACGCGGACTTCAGCTTCAGCTATCTTGTATTTGCATTTTCTCTCTCGGAAATGATGCCTGCTTGcatgaaaatcaaataaattctgAAACTTCTGCACTCACAACTTCGTAAATTGGGACACTTTAAGCGGAGTTGCATTCGAAGAATCTTCGCAAAGCTTAAAACGGTCATTaatcaaagaaagagaagataaaataAGGTTTACCTCGGTCGTGCCTTTCTGATTATTCATCGCATTCTTTCGCTCTTCAATTTTTTTCAACCAAAACTTGCACCCTTATAATCGACTTGGTTCGAGTATCCTCTGCCAGCGAAGCTAACATTGCAGATAGAGCTGAACTTCCCAGAGTATAATAGGAAACAATTGATCTTACGATACGACAATAGACGGCTCGTTTATTTTCAACTCTTCTTCTTGTTTCTTTTCATAAAGACTTCACACACTGCCATCTGGTCCCTCTACCTCCTCGGGCGCCACCCGGAAGTCGTGAGTCGACTCCGGCAGGAGATCCACAAAGCCACAGGAAGCTCGGGGGTAGTCAAAGGAGAGCATCTTTCTTCCATGCCATACCTCAAGGGCGTGGTCAAGGAGTCCCTGAGACTGTATCCCGTAGCCCCGTTCCTGACCAGAGCCCTCGACAGAGATACGGTGCTTGGAGAATACTTGGTTCCCGGAGGGGTGAGGATTCTAGCACTTAGGATTTTAATTGGTTCTCTGTTGTCtttagatttattttctttcgtttccaTATCTCATTTGACACGTGTATagcatctaaaaaataaaatttttatttatttatttaacctaTCATAAGACATTCCGGCAAAGAATCATCAATCTTGATATTAATCGTGAGTTTCTTTGCTTTTGAGCTACTCGCATTTAAAGCCGTCAAACTCAAGGACACTCATTGGTTACCCTCCGCAGACGATGGTGATTCTCTCCGTGTACTCAACCGGGCGGGACCCGTCCTACTTCCCCAGCCCGGACACCTTTGCCCCGCAGAGGTGGATCAGAGAGAGCGCAGGTGGTGTTCGTCCCCTGACCAGGCATGCAGTTTCTTCGTCTTCTCCCCCGGCGTCCTCTGCTTCCTGTCCCTTCTCCGCAAAGAGGGGCAGTAGCAGCAACGCCTCCTCCGGAAAGCTGCACTCGTACGCCTTTATCCCCTTCGGCATAGGGGCCAGGTCTTGCATCGGGAGGCGGATCTCCGAGACGCAGCTGCACCTTATGCTGGCCAAACTCGTCCAGAATTTCGACATTCACGCGCAGAACGAAGTCGATATGGTCATGAGGATGGTCGGAGTCACTTCACAGCCTCTCCAACTGGAGATTAGTCCAATTTCTAAATGCAGATAGACAGGaaaagcaacagcagcagcaacaacaacaacacttcacaataacaacaacacttGAAATAAATAACAAGTCTTGAACAGCGCTTCAGGGTGAGAAGTTCGCGAGAAAAATCcttcacaaataaaaaacaagaagttACCATAACAACAACTACACTTGAAAAATAATAAGTCTTGAAGAACACTTCAAGAAGAAGAGACTTGCAAGATAAATCCTTCACAAATATTATTCACACTCCTTGAACGAGCCCATTTCAGACGCAGGAAAGGCTGACGAGAATATATGAACCATCTTGAAGCTTAAGGCTTTTGAGAAACATACCTTATGTTCGCTCATTAGTTATTCCTGAACTCTGAATTCCAATGATGTATTCTCTGTATGACCTTGACACTTAGTCTCGTGCTGAGAAGACATTCGACTCTAAGTACCTGTTTATATTGTGATCTCATACATCGGAATCTTATTAAATGGAATAAggttaatgtatattttttaggTTACTTACCCCATCAATGATGGCCATTTTGTACATAgagtaatattgaaaaaaatcgtATATCactgtttattataaaaaaccaagatacatacatacatatatatatatatatatatatatatatatatatatatatatatatatatatatatattcactgttaAGCATTGTACATAGCCCCAAAACCTTCATGTTCATTGAAtgttgaaattatattgaaagTAAAACCTTGACACAATCGTGTttgttatttaccttttttttttttttaatcccaggaagagaaaattttgaaatatattttgcacCAGGAATGAAAGCTAGGCAGATCTTGTCGGAATAACACAGTAGAATATTGCATTTTGCTTTTGGAAAGGCTAAAGGGCATCAAGTATTATTGTAAtgtgatacctctctctctctctctctctctctctctctctctctctctctctctctctctctctctctctctctctctctctctctctctctctctctctctcatcctttataTTGGGACAAAAGGTATTTCAAAACCTGTTTCAAATTACTGTCTGCAAGAATGCATGCCGTTTATGTTTGATACTGCTTATGTTGATTTCCGTATATGCACCTGTACCACGCAAGGATCAATCaggaaagaaagaatatatactatatttttaaaCATGAACTAGAAAGAAGAAGCACAGAAACAAGACGAGGACTCTTCGAAGTTTAATTGAATTTCAAGACATTAATtaaaattcctttgtattttattgaaaaacGTCAGAGCATTATTccccacaccgttggactgtagaacttcaaaagttcaggcGAAGCTGCAATGCATTCTACTCTAATGCTATTCCCtttgcatttcaatacatttttatcctccaaatgaacatcatagtcttcagaagcttgaatttcaagtcaatgttccccgtgggcttgttccataagaataggtctCATCATCtgaatactaatactaataataataatagcaattctACTCATCAGAACCAGCAGAAAAAAACTTCATATGAATTATTTACATGTTCATAACTCCATTTCAAATCTCACTTTACAGATCCATGAGAATTGGATGCTGGAAATACCTATACTTGTTCAGCCTGGTAACTGCTGCCAAAACTGTGATGAAGATACGAGCGAACCTCTGAACTATCGCGATCTTATCATCAAGGGATTTGGAGGCTTGATAATACTTTTAAACCCATTTCTGTGTCGTTTTATCTATTGGTATATACACTCGTGTACGGCAAAATGGACGCGGTTGTGGGATTCTGGCTATGATAAACTTCATGAACAAATTTTGAAATCCTTTATTCTTTTCCCcgtttattatatattgttacgaagtgccaagtatctggttaccttgcatcaattattacctcaccaaaagccaaacacctgaaccctcataacacgtttaaacgactgaatacactaaaggcaacagtgatcccttaacacttaccagtattgcagaaaatcagactaagttcatcaaaacagctgtgaggtaatcttgtaagtaattaaattaatcaaagggcatcactccatcaacaactttcaaaactctaagtatttccctgatttcagaagtctaagtacttccctggttctaagtcacttcaattaaattgaaggaaagcaaatcaattaccactctatgtttctacctaacatgaatataatcataattatatatatttatactggtgtaagataaagaaaacacttataaaaattttaaatacaaaaatttattattaaattcaaaatttataagtgaaattcacaatatcagggaaaattactgttacttgaaaacaaagtaaagtttaattaattcttgaatcaaactcagtaaaattaaatcaaaattaatttatcacaaaattcaagaaaattaactcaatcaaaattcaaaagtgttaggcaataattgaaaatttgaaattaattcacaagtgctaaacaacaataaaatttgaaaagaattcgaagtaaatgcaaataaattcacaagtgttaaatttaattaaatgtgcaatgataaagcaatgaaaata encodes:
- the LOC135196330 gene encoding cytochrome P450 315a1, mitochondrial-like — protein: MSTAVTSLFRRQLRRAGSYLKVLQQRRQRATLAAPFEDFQPTLSPGVVNGLASPKTYKEMPSSPGMPILGTLPEFVAAGGVQNQHNYIAKRHQQLGSVFKERLAGHELVYVSDPSVVRDVFANEGQYPKHYIPEAWLLYNEDRQANRGLFFMEGEEWKTNRSILNRRLLRPDSIKPHFDNFGEVSDSLVQHWATSYAGGVVTNLEKELYRWGIESLGVMVFGNRLGFLNNKRSPSAAYSEDNMEMEKFISAIHGIFKETSAMGMFPPGLARALKLPMWTRFAEAVDRALDIGQEMVMKGLHDSKTRLEKGGSPSSLLDQLLITEKLEEENIVRLLTDLFLAAADTTSHTAIWSLYLLGRHPEVVSRLRQEIHKATGSSGVVKGEHLSSMPYLKGVVKESLRLYPVAPFLTRALDRDTVLGEYLVPGGTMVILSVYSTGRDPSYFPSPDTFAPQRWIRESAGGVRPLTRHAVSSSSPPASSASCPFSAKRGSSSNASSGKLHSYAFIPFGIGARSCIGRRISETQLHLMLAKLVQNFDIHAQNEVDMVMRMVGVTSQPLQLEISPISKCR